From the Vibrio metoecus genome, one window contains:
- the mdoH gene encoding glucans biosynthesis glucosyltransferase MdoH, whose translation MTNPMVEQGASQLMGGAAMPPEQHGEMPEQNLKRLSEGFPRSPIQADGVKSNPLRRVFVVGFALLLSVFAIFEMRGVFLVGGLTPIEYAVLVLFAINFCWIALAFSSSIAGFFVLTSRKKATVIEQPLTTRTAILMPTYNESPDRVFAAVETMALALTKTEHGHAFDWFILSDTTDPEVALAEEQAFWLLRQQTAGQAKVYYRRRRKNIARKAGNIADFCRRWGSAYDHLLVLDADSVMQPSTMISLAQRMQSDPDAGLIQTIPALINGTTLMARVQQFAARIYGPIVGTGLAWWVQKEGNFWGHNAIIRTEAFMSAAGLPHLSGRPPFGGHILSHDFVEAALIRRAGWSVTIAADLSGSFEECPPSIIDLAVRDRRWCQGNLQHSRIIGSKGLHWISRLHLTTGIMSYLSSPFWLLLILSGLLLALQAHFIRPEYFTEQFSLFPTWPVMDSARALQLFYITMGILFSPKIFGLLLLMFDGEMCRTLGGRFKVMLSAMTEILLSALVAPIMMLIHCGAVVSILFGRDSGWAPQRRDDGSLPIKDLLYRHRWHMTAGLLLGYAAMLDSWTLLAWMSPALIGLWLSVPLSGITASHAIGSWFKKMHILATPEEIETPAIVLAAQARREEYVVDLQEVWSARMVLADHNLIALHIAMMDKLPSRQSGSAIEPLDAVARIKVQEAESQESLLALLTKVELSYVLGNPLLIQQVAKLPPTVC comes from the coding sequence ATGACAAACCCTATGGTTGAACAAGGTGCCTCCCAGTTAATGGGAGGTGCTGCTATGCCGCCAGAACAACATGGTGAAATGCCAGAGCAAAACCTAAAACGACTTAGTGAAGGTTTTCCTCGCTCTCCTATTCAAGCGGATGGAGTAAAATCCAATCCGCTGCGCCGCGTGTTCGTTGTTGGCTTTGCGTTACTGCTCTCTGTTTTTGCAATCTTTGAAATGCGCGGTGTATTTTTAGTGGGTGGCTTAACCCCTATCGAGTATGCCGTGTTAGTCCTGTTTGCCATCAACTTCTGTTGGATCGCTCTGGCGTTTTCTAGCTCAATCGCGGGGTTTTTCGTTTTAACGAGCCGCAAAAAAGCCACTGTAATTGAACAACCTTTAACCACACGCACCGCGATCTTGATGCCAACTTACAACGAGTCACCCGATCGTGTTTTTGCCGCGGTTGAAACCATGGCCTTAGCGCTTACGAAAACAGAGCATGGTCATGCGTTTGACTGGTTTATTCTCAGTGATACCACCGATCCTGAAGTGGCCTTAGCCGAAGAACAAGCTTTCTGGTTACTGCGCCAACAAACCGCAGGCCAAGCCAAGGTGTACTACCGCCGCCGCCGTAAGAATATTGCGCGTAAAGCAGGTAACATCGCAGACTTCTGCCGCCGTTGGGGCTCAGCTTACGATCACCTATTGGTTTTGGATGCTGACAGTGTGATGCAACCAAGCACTATGATTTCGTTAGCTCAACGTATGCAAAGTGACCCAGATGCAGGCTTAATTCAAACCATTCCAGCGTTGATCAACGGTACAACTCTGATGGCTCGCGTGCAGCAATTTGCCGCACGAATTTATGGTCCTATCGTCGGAACAGGCTTAGCTTGGTGGGTGCAAAAAGAAGGCAACTTCTGGGGACATAATGCGATCATTCGCACTGAAGCCTTCATGAGTGCGGCCGGATTACCCCATTTATCTGGTCGTCCACCGTTTGGAGGGCATATTCTCAGCCACGATTTCGTTGAGGCTGCATTGATTCGTCGTGCTGGTTGGAGTGTCACCATTGCGGCGGATCTGAGCGGTTCATTTGAAGAGTGCCCACCGTCAATCATCGATTTGGCGGTACGCGATCGTCGTTGGTGTCAAGGTAACCTGCAACACAGTCGAATCATCGGTTCCAAAGGTCTACACTGGATTAGCCGCTTACATTTAACCACTGGCATTATGTCTTATCTCTCTTCGCCATTTTGGTTATTGCTGATCTTGTCTGGTTTGTTGCTCGCACTGCAAGCGCACTTTATTCGCCCAGAATATTTTACTGAACAATTCTCGCTCTTCCCAACATGGCCAGTAATGGACTCAGCACGAGCATTACAGCTGTTCTATATCACCATGGGCATCTTGTTCAGCCCGAAAATATTCGGCTTGCTGCTACTGATGTTTGATGGCGAAATGTGCCGCACTTTGGGTGGGCGCTTTAAAGTCATGCTCAGTGCGATGACTGAAATTTTACTTTCAGCGTTAGTCGCTCCAATCATGATGTTAATCCACTGTGGTGCTGTCGTTTCTATCCTATTTGGTCGAGATAGTGGCTGGGCACCACAACGTCGAGATGATGGTAGTTTACCGATCAAAGACTTACTCTACCGACATCGCTGGCACATGACGGCAGGCCTCTTACTTGGTTATGCAGCCATGCTTGATTCTTGGACGCTGCTCGCGTGGATGTCCCCCGCTCTGATTGGATTGTGGCTCTCGGTTCCTCTCTCTGGGATCACGGCGTCGCATGCTATTGGTTCGTGGTTTAAAAAAATGCATATCCTTGCTACACCTGAAGAAATCGAAACACCTGCTATCGTACTGGCAGCACAGGCTCGTCGAGAAGAGTATGTGGTTGATCTACAGGAAGTATGGAGTGCACGTATGGTTCTTGCTGACCATAATCTCATTGCGCTGCATATTGCTATGATGGATAAACTCCCCTCTCGTCAATCAGGCTCGGCGATTGAACCTTTAGATGCGGTAGCACGCATCAAAGTACAAGAAGCCGAAAGCCAAGAGAGTTTATTAGCTTTGCTGACCAAAGTAGAGCTGAGCTATGTTTTGGGTAACCCACTCTTAATACAGCAAGTCGCAAAACTACCACCAACGGTGTGTTAA
- a CDS encoding LacI family DNA-binding transcriptional regulator, producing the protein MARIKDVAELAGVNRSTVSRIINGEGKFKEETRRKVEQAMSQLNYRPSAIARSLATSSSNIVGLLVTFYTGGFFGEMMEQVQTELDMHQKFLITAQGHHSAQGERDAIQRFHDLRCDGYVLHSRYLSDDDLRVLAQQPTPFVLLDRHVEGLEDRCITFDHRGASQLAVNHLLKQGHKKIACITGPLHRHNSRLRLQGYLDALSHAGIAPIQTLCEEGNYGRHSGYSAMQQLLERHPDVTGVFSCSEEMTTGALQYLHEQRIPVPERISLVSFDSVDLCESLYPTVTAVHFPISEMARAAVQSLIAMVKQQPASGLQCFSPILKTRNADQTLSHV; encoded by the coding sequence ATGGCAAGAATTAAAGATGTGGCTGAACTCGCGGGTGTCAATCGCTCCACTGTATCTAGAATCATCAACGGTGAGGGTAAATTTAAAGAAGAGACTCGGCGTAAAGTTGAGCAAGCGATGTCTCAGCTTAATTATCGTCCGAGTGCTATCGCGCGTTCTCTAGCGACGTCCTCATCCAATATCGTAGGTCTGTTGGTCACCTTCTACACCGGTGGATTTTTTGGTGAGATGATGGAACAGGTGCAAACAGAGTTAGATATGCACCAGAAGTTTTTGATCACTGCTCAAGGCCATCACTCTGCTCAAGGTGAGAGAGACGCAATCCAACGTTTCCACGATCTGCGTTGCGATGGTTACGTTCTACACAGTCGATATTTATCTGATGATGATTTACGAGTTTTGGCTCAACAACCGACGCCTTTTGTGTTGTTAGATCGCCATGTTGAAGGTTTGGAAGATCGCTGCATTACTTTCGATCACCGCGGTGCAAGTCAATTGGCTGTAAATCATTTATTAAAGCAAGGACATAAGAAAATAGCGTGTATCACAGGACCTTTGCATCGGCACAATAGCCGCTTACGTCTACAAGGTTACCTCGATGCTTTAAGTCATGCAGGGATTGCTCCAATACAGACCCTATGTGAAGAGGGCAACTATGGCCGACATAGTGGTTATTCTGCGATGCAGCAGTTGTTAGAGCGACATCCGGATGTTACGGGTGTTTTTTCTTGCAGCGAAGAGATGACCACGGGAGCACTGCAATATTTGCATGAACAGCGTATCCCTGTGCCAGAACGAATTTCACTGGTGAGTTTTGATAGTGTTGATTTGTGCGAAAGTTTATATCCTACGGTAACGGCAGTGCACTTCCCAATCAGTGAAATGGCACGAGCCGCTGTTCAATCCTTGATTGCAATGGTGAAACAGCAGCCAGCCTCTGGCTTGCAATGTTTTAGCCCTATCTTAAAAACGCGTAACGCAGACCAAACCTTGTCGCATGTCTAA